One window from the genome of Treponema sp. OMZ 838 encodes:
- a CDS encoding MBL fold metallo-hydrolase, whose protein sequence is MSAVAISVWMEPLAESNCYIIYEHNERHGNEVAPCVVIDPNDPAGSLSVLEQKGLRPEWILLTHEHCDHTAGLEPMRARFPDAQVMASEQCNVGMQNARLNMSRMMEVYLTFFGKSGVSYAPFVCRPADKTYSEACTLDWRGHTFRFVPLPGHTAGSVGIFLDDDIFFSGDYLLPGREVILRLPGGSEKDYREITEPFLATLPVGIHIYPGHGKDYHYHDHR, encoded by the coding sequence GTGTCTGCCGTAGCGATTTCGGTGTGGATGGAACCTTTAGCCGAAAGCAACTGCTATATTATATACGAACATAACGAAAGGCACGGGAACGAGGTCGCTCCCTGCGTGGTGATTGATCCGAATGACCCTGCGGGGTCGCTTTCGGTGCTGGAGCAAAAAGGCTTACGGCCTGAATGGATACTTTTAACGCATGAGCACTGCGACCATACGGCCGGTTTGGAGCCGATGAGGGCGCGTTTTCCCGATGCGCAGGTAATGGCGAGCGAGCAGTGTAATGTCGGGATGCAGAATGCGCGGCTCAATATGTCGCGGATGATGGAGGTGTATCTCACCTTTTTCGGCAAGTCGGGCGTGTCCTATGCTCCGTTTGTGTGCCGTCCTGCGGATAAAACATATAGCGAGGCCTGTACGCTGGACTGGCGCGGGCATACGTTTCGCTTTGTGCCGTTGCCCGGGCATACCGCAGGCAGCGTCGGTATTTTTCTTGATGACGATATCTTTTTTTCGGGCGATTATTTGTTGCCGGGCAGGGAAGTGATTTTGCGGCTTCCCGGCGGCAGCGAAAAAGACTATCGTGAAATCACGGAACCCTTCTTAGCAACATTACCGGTCGGTATTCATATTTACCCCGGCCACGGCAAGGATTATCATTATCATGACCATAGATGA
- a CDS encoding acyl carrier protein gives MTNLEQYDRIFLQNFPVKQEDLPGLKYRGLKEWDSVGHMDLVGLIEETFGINLSTLDVLEFSTYEKGKTILAKYGVEI, from the coding sequence ATGACAAATCTTGAACAATATGACCGCATTTTTTTACAAAATTTTCCGGTGAAACAAGAGGATTTACCCGGATTAAAGTACCGCGGTTTGAAAGAATGGGATTCGGTTGGGCACATGGATTTGGTAGGCCTTATCGAAGAAACGTTCGGAATTAATTTAAGTACGCTGGATGTTTTGGAATTTTCAACTTACGAGAAAGGCAAAACGATCCTTGCGAAATACGGTGTAGAGATTTAA
- a CDS encoding acetyl-CoA hydrolase/transferase family protein yields the protein MSDWKKYYQEHLTTAAEAVKHIKSGNRVVLAHACGEPSHLVNAMMDNAAAYKNVEIVHMVAMGGSKYCQPEYAENFRHNALFVGGGTREAVAAGRADYTPCFFSEIPRLFSTTLPVDVAMVTVSQPDENGMCSLGVSVDYTQEAVKKAKVVIAQVNKEMPWTGPNSLVSVQDLDFIVEHDEPLIELQPPKIGDIERAIGEYCASLIPDGSTLQLGIGAIPDAVLLFLKGKKDLGIHSEMFSDGVLELANAGVITNKKKTLHPGKFVVTFLMGTKKLYDFVNHNPDVDMRPVDYVNNPYVIAQNEHLISINSCVQVDLMGQVASETIGPKQFSGVGGQVDFVRGASASKGGVSIMAMPATVKGKISKIVPLLDEGAAVTTSRNDVDYVVTEYGIAALKGLTLKQRAHNLIAIAHPDFREELKAEFEKRFNCKY from the coding sequence ATGTCAGATTGGAAGAAGTATTATCAGGAGCATTTGACAACCGCTGCAGAGGCTGTCAAGCACATTAAGTCGGGTAACCGCGTTGTGCTGGCTCATGCGTGCGGTGAACCGTCCCATTTGGTGAATGCGATGATGGATAACGCTGCGGCATATAAAAATGTCGAAATTGTCCACATGGTTGCGATGGGCGGCAGTAAGTATTGTCAGCCGGAATATGCCGAAAACTTTCGGCACAACGCGCTGTTTGTCGGCGGCGGCACACGCGAGGCCGTTGCTGCAGGACGTGCGGATTATACGCCCTGTTTCTTTTCTGAAATTCCCCGGCTGTTCAGCACCACATTACCGGTCGATGTTGCGATGGTAACCGTGAGTCAGCCCGATGAGAACGGTATGTGTTCACTCGGTGTATCCGTCGATTATACACAAGAAGCGGTAAAAAAGGCGAAGGTGGTTATCGCTCAGGTTAATAAAGAGATGCCGTGGACAGGCCCGAACAGCCTTGTTTCGGTACAGGATCTTGATTTTATCGTCGAACATGACGAGCCGCTCATCGAGCTGCAGCCGCCCAAGATCGGCGATATAGAAAGAGCAATCGGTGAATACTGTGCTTCCTTGATTCCCGACGGTTCAACACTCCAGCTCGGTATCGGTGCAATTCCGGACGCTGTTTTGTTATTCTTAAAGGGTAAGAAGGATTTGGGTATCCACTCCGAAATGTTCTCGGACGGTGTACTTGAACTGGCCAATGCCGGTGTTATTACCAACAAGAAAAAGACACTGCATCCCGGAAAATTTGTTGTTACCTTCTTGATGGGAACAAAGAAACTGTATGATTTTGTTAACCATAACCCCGATGTCGATATGCGGCCGGTTGACTATGTTAATAATCCCTACGTTATCGCTCAAAACGAACATTTGATTTCGATCAACTCCTGCGTGCAGGTTGATTTGATGGGACAGGTTGCTTCCGAAACCATCGGCCCCAAGCAGTTCTCCGGTGTCGGCGGACAGGTTGACTTTGTGCGCGGTGCATCTGCAAGCAAGGGTGGCGTTTCGATTATGGCAATGCCGGCAACGGTAAAGGGAAAGATTTCAAAGATCGTTCCGCTGTTGGATGAAGGCGCTGCCGTTACCACGAGCCGCAACGATGTGGACTATGTCGTTACCGAATACGGCATCGCAGCGCTGAAAGGCTTGACATTAAAGCAGCGTGCGCATAATCTGATTGCAATTGCGCATCCCGATTTCCGCGAAGAATTAAAAGCTGAATTCGAAAAGCGCTTTAACTGCAAATACTAA
- a CDS encoding 3-hydroxyacyl-ACP dehydratase FabZ family protein, whose protein sequence is MADKIPIGVRYCGGCNNRYDRVAVIRRLETLVPDVEFVTAQAGTSYPAALIVAGCPADCAKRDDISVPAGRLFKIGGWEDLLSARDFIKAACEEARAKQEARSLTHEQVLEILPQRPPMLFIDTVSTLVPGKEVKATFYVTSELSLLKGHFPDNPIFPGVCAVEAIAQAADILLLTLDRYAGKTPLFMGIKKANFRKKILLGDTLEIYSTLLEERAELGWVSCRGQIFSGGDLAADAEITLAMR, encoded by the coding sequence ATGGCGGATAAAATACCGATAGGCGTACGTTATTGCGGGGGCTGTAACAACCGGTATGACCGTGTTGCCGTTATCCGCCGCCTCGAAACGTTGGTGCCGGATGTTGAGTTCGTAACGGCACAGGCGGGAACTTCATATCCTGCAGCGCTTATCGTTGCAGGCTGTCCGGCGGATTGTGCGAAGCGCGATGATATTTCCGTACCGGCAGGCCGCCTTTTTAAAATCGGCGGCTGGGAAGACCTTTTATCGGCGCGGGACTTTATTAAAGCTGCCTGCGAAGAAGCGCGTGCAAAACAAGAGGCACGTTCGTTAACCCATGAACAGGTGTTGGAAATACTGCCGCAGCGGCCGCCGATGCTGTTTATCGACACGGTATCTACGCTTGTTCCCGGTAAGGAAGTTAAGGCAACCTTTTATGTTACGTCTGAGTTGAGTTTGTTAAAAGGGCACTTTCCCGATAATCCGATATTTCCGGGAGTGTGCGCCGTAGAAGCGATTGCTCAGGCTGCGGATATTTTGTTGTTGACGCTCGATCGGTATGCCGGAAAAACACCGCTCTTTATGGGAATTAAAAAAGCAAACTTTCGCAAGAAAATTCTTTTAGGCGATACGCTTGAAATCTACAGTACGCTGTTGGAAGAGCGGGCGGAATTAGGTTGGGTCAGCTGCCGCGGCCAAATTTTTTCAGGCGGCGATTTAGCTGCCGATGCCGAAATAACCCTTGCCATGCGGTGA
- a CDS encoding NifU family protein, which translates to MYEELEKTLDTYVRPLLRTHGGDMEVVDFTDGVVKFKLHGHCAGCPAADFTTENLIQSELMEHMPEVKQAVLIQEVSQSLLDEARSILKQRHGG; encoded by the coding sequence ATGTACGAAGAACTGGAAAAGACATTAGATACCTATGTACGCCCGCTGCTGAGAACTCACGGCGGTGATATGGAAGTGGTGGATTTTACGGACGGTGTAGTTAAGTTCAAATTACACGGGCATTGTGCGGGTTGTCCCGCTGCCGACTTCACAACGGAAAATCTTATCCAATCTGAGCTGATGGAACACATGCCTGAAGTAAAGCAAGCCGTTTTAATACAGGAAGTGAGTCAGAGTTTATTGGATGAGGCTCGATCTATTTTAAAACAGCGCCATGGCGGATAA
- a CDS encoding 4-hydroxyphenylacetate 3-hydroxylase family protein, which produces MALMTGEQYVESMRKLNLQVYMFGKKVDNVVDNPILRPSLNSVKATYDLAQMPEYEDLMTVKSSLTGKKINRFTHIHQSPEDLIKKVKMQRLCGQKTAACFQRCVGMDAFNAVYSTTYELDEKYGTHYHENFKKFIQHVQDEDLTVDGAMTDPKGDRSLAPHAQTDPDLYLHVVERRADGIVVRGAKAHQTGFINSHEVIVMPTIAMGEDDKDYAVAFACPTDAKGIFMIVGRQSCDTRKLEGSEIDVGNSTYGGTEALVIFDNVFIPNDHIFLNGEFEFAGMLVERFAGYHRQSYGGCKVGVGDVLIGAAAVAADYNGAQKASHVKDKLIEMTHLNETLYCCGIACSAEGTKTKSGNYLIDLLLANVCKQNVTRFPYEIARLAEDIAGGLMVTAPAESDLRDPKLGPYVVKYLQGVASVSTENRLRILRLIENLTLGSAAVGYRTESMHGAGSPQAQRIMISRQGNLAMKKKLAKDIAKIKE; this is translated from the coding sequence ATGGCACTTATGACAGGCGAACAGTATGTTGAGAGTATGCGTAAACTGAATTTGCAGGTTTACATGTTCGGAAAAAAGGTTGACAATGTTGTTGACAATCCGATTCTTCGACCGTCCCTGAACTCGGTGAAGGCTACTTATGATCTGGCTCAGATGCCGGAATATGAAGATTTAATGACCGTTAAATCTTCTTTGACCGGAAAGAAGATCAACCGTTTCACACACATTCATCAGAGTCCTGAGGATCTGATTAAAAAGGTAAAGATGCAGCGGCTTTGCGGACAAAAAACAGCGGCTTGCTTCCAGCGCTGCGTCGGTATGGATGCGTTTAACGCCGTTTACAGCACAACGTATGAGCTCGATGAAAAATATGGAACTCACTATCATGAAAACTTCAAAAAGTTTATCCAGCATGTTCAGGATGAAGACCTGACCGTAGACGGTGCAATGACCGACCCCAAAGGCGACCGCTCTCTGGCGCCCCATGCTCAGACCGATCCCGACTTATACCTCCATGTCGTAGAACGGAGAGCCGACGGTATCGTCGTTCGTGGTGCAAAAGCGCACCAAACCGGTTTTATCAACTCGCACGAAGTTATCGTTATGCCGACCATCGCAATGGGCGAAGATGACAAAGACTACGCGGTAGCGTTTGCCTGCCCGACCGATGCGAAAGGTATCTTCATGATTGTCGGACGCCAGAGCTGCGACACCAGAAAGCTGGAAGGTTCCGAAATCGATGTCGGTAACTCCACCTACGGCGGAACCGAAGCATTGGTTATCTTCGATAACGTATTTATCCCGAACGATCACATCTTCCTGAACGGCGAATTTGAATTTGCCGGTATGTTAGTTGAACGCTTTGCAGGATATCATCGCCAGTCCTACGGCGGATGCAAGGTCGGCGTCGGCGACGTTCTTATCGGTGCGGCAGCGGTTGCAGCAGACTACAACGGCGCACAGAAAGCTTCTCACGTTAAAGACAAGCTGATTGAAATGACCCACCTGAACGAAACACTGTACTGCTGCGGTATCGCCTGTTCGGCAGAAGGTACCAAGACCAAATCCGGTAACTACCTTATCGACCTGCTGCTTGCCAACGTCTGTAAGCAGAACGTTACGCGCTTCCCGTACGAAATTGCACGTCTTGCAGAAGACATCGCAGGCGGCTTGATGGTTACCGCTCCGGCAGAATCCGATCTGCGCGATCCAAAGCTCGGACCGTACGTCGTTAAATACTTGCAAGGTGTCGCTTCCGTTTCTACCGAGAACCGCTTACGCATTCTCCGCTTGATCGAAAACCTGACACTCGGCAGCGCCGCAGTCGGTTACCGCACAGAGTCTATGCACGGTGCAGGTTCTCCGCAGGCACAGCGCATCATGATCTCCCGCCAAGGTAACCTTGCAATGAAGAAAAAGCTTGCAAAGGATATCGCAAAGATTAAGGAGTAA
- a CDS encoding ferrous iron transport protein A, whose translation MMTLQEAPCAVYTVKKISGPRDFKRRMENMGIAAGADVEVIAHTETACRIKTIKREIELSIEEAACVGVGEQFKRNGDPVLFSCCSYGRAGDLWDRANEINEKIGDEKQ comes from the coding sequence ATGATGACATTACAAGAAGCGCCCTGCGCCGTTTATACCGTCAAAAAAATAAGCGGCCCGCGCGATTTTAAAAGACGGATGGAAAATATGGGTATCGCAGCCGGCGCGGATGTAGAAGTGATAGCACATACCGAAACCGCTTGCCGGATTAAAACCATTAAACGGGAAATAGAACTATCCATTGAAGAAGCCGCGTGTGTCGGTGTCGGAGAACAGTTTAAACGAAATGGCGACCCCGTTTTGTTCAGCTGCTGCTCTTACGGCCGCGCAGGCGACCTCTGGGATAGAGCAAACGAAATTAACGAAAAGATAGGAGATGAAAAACAATGA
- a CDS encoding 4-hydroxybutyrate dehydrogenase — protein MKQLAVKPEIHKFETAKEFAEAFKLGKDDLVITNEYIYKPFFGALNLPCATLFQEKYGAGEPSDDMVEAMYKDVHGSYKRIIAIGGGTVIDISKFFSLKHTSPVLDLYDGKQEIVKNKELIIVPTTCGTGSEVTNIAVLSLNARGTKKGLAHDEMYGDYAVLIPELLKDLPFKFFATSSIDALVHAVESSLSPKATESTKLFGYKAIEMILKGYKEIEKNGHDARLPLLSNFLLASNYAGIAFSIAGCAAVHAMSYPVGATFHVAHGESNYAMFTGVLKNYLEIKKDGEIAKLNRFMADILGCDTEHVYDALEKLLNCLIAKKPLHEYGMKKEQIAEFADSVIANQQRLMANNFVFLDRDRLIKIYTELF, from the coding sequence ATGAAGCAACTTGCGGTAAAACCTGAAATTCACAAGTTTGAAACGGCGAAAGAATTTGCGGAAGCGTTCAAGCTCGGAAAAGATGATCTTGTTATCACAAATGAGTATATCTATAAACCGTTTTTCGGAGCATTGAACCTGCCCTGCGCGACGCTTTTTCAGGAAAAATACGGTGCGGGAGAACCTTCCGACGATATGGTCGAAGCAATGTACAAAGATGTACACGGCAGCTATAAGCGTATTATCGCAATCGGCGGTGGCACCGTCATCGACATTTCAAAGTTTTTCTCCTTAAAGCACACCTCACCGGTGTTGGACTTATACGACGGAAAGCAGGAAATCGTGAAGAACAAAGAGCTGATTATCGTCCCGACTACCTGCGGCACTGGCTCGGAAGTAACCAATATCGCGGTACTTTCGCTGAATGCGCGCGGTACGAAAAAAGGCCTTGCGCACGACGAAATGTACGGAGACTACGCGGTGTTGATTCCCGAACTGCTGAAAGACTTGCCGTTTAAATTTTTTGCAACGAGCTCCATCGACGCATTGGTACATGCCGTTGAATCATCGCTTTCGCCCAAGGCAACGGAAAGCACAAAGCTATTCGGATACAAAGCTATCGAGATGATTTTAAAGGGCTATAAAGAAATTGAAAAAAACGGCCATGATGCACGGCTCCCGCTGTTAAGCAATTTCTTGCTTGCATCTAACTATGCAGGTATCGCTTTCAGCATTGCAGGATGTGCAGCGGTTCACGCAATGAGCTATCCGGTCGGTGCGACCTTCCATGTCGCTCACGGTGAATCAAACTATGCGATGTTTACCGGTGTCTTGAAAAATTACCTTGAAATTAAAAAAGACGGCGAAATTGCAAAGCTTAACCGGTTTATGGCCGATATCCTCGGCTGCGATACGGAACACGTCTATGACGCATTGGAAAAGCTGCTCAACTGCCTGATCGCCAAAAAGCCGCTGCACGAATACGGCATGAAGAAAGAGCAGATTGCAGAATTTGCCGACAGTGTTATTGCGAACCAGCAGCGCCTGATGGCAAACAATTTTGTATTCCTTGACAGAGACCGGCTGATTAAAATCTATACCGAATTATTTTAA
- a CDS encoding DNA-deoxyinosine glycosylase, with the protein MSERIVHPFSPVYNSESRILILGSFPSAASRAQEFYYGHPRNRFWPLLAALLEVRAPQTIEEKIHMLLNHHIALYDAVTACTIAGSADASMQSIIPADLSSIFQEAPIQAVFANGTKAYEVCIKHIGISAIKLPSTSPANARFGFAELLDAWKQILPEAGLTH; encoded by the coding sequence ATGTCTGAAAGAATTGTACATCCCTTTTCGCCGGTATATAACTCCGAATCACGCATTCTTATTTTAGGTTCTTTTCCCTCCGCCGCATCCCGTGCGCAGGAATTCTACTACGGTCATCCGCGGAACAGATTTTGGCCGCTTCTTGCCGCTTTGCTGGAAGTACGGGCACCGCAAACAATAGAAGAAAAAATACATATGCTGTTAAACCATCATATTGCGTTGTACGATGCCGTTACCGCCTGTACTATTGCCGGATCCGCCGATGCAAGTATGCAGTCCATCATACCGGCAGATTTAAGCAGTATTTTCCAAGAAGCACCGATCCAAGCAGTCTTTGCAAACGGTACGAAAGCATACGAAGTATGCATCAAGCATATTGGAATTTCGGCTATTAAGCTCCCGTCTACCAGCCCTGCAAATGCACGGTTCGGCTTTGCAGAGCTTTTGGACGCATGGAAACAAATATTACCGGAAGCAGGGCTAACACATTAG
- a CDS encoding exodeoxyribonuclease III translates to MTSIISWNVNGIRAAQKKGFLEWLYTENPDVLCLQETKARKEQLTSELINPVWKEGVYKTYWQAAKKPGYSGTAVFCKKEPLNIRTMNTPAFDDEGRVLVADFKTVSIISAYFPNSQEGGARLGYKLNFCAAMLEFCNALQKEGRHIVLCGDYNIAHNPIDLANPKANEQNPGYLPEERAWMDTFTQAGYTDTFRHFCAEPHQYTWWSYRFHAREKNIGWRIDYHCVDNAFLPNICESSIKADVLGSDHCPIKLVYKE, encoded by the coding sequence ATGACTTCAATTATTTCGTGGAACGTAAACGGTATCCGCGCCGCCCAAAAAAAAGGTTTTCTGGAATGGCTTTATACCGAAAACCCTGATGTACTTTGTTTACAGGAAACAAAGGCTCGGAAAGAACAGCTGACTTCGGAACTGATCAACCCTGTTTGGAAAGAAGGGGTCTATAAAACATATTGGCAGGCGGCAAAAAAGCCCGGCTATTCGGGAACCGCCGTCTTCTGCAAAAAAGAACCGCTCAATATCCGCACGATGAACACTCCCGCCTTTGACGATGAGGGACGAGTGCTGGTAGCCGATTTTAAGACCGTATCGATTATTTCCGCCTATTTTCCCAATTCCCAAGAAGGAGGAGCTCGGCTCGGCTATAAGCTCAATTTTTGCGCTGCGATGCTTGAGTTTTGTAATGCACTGCAAAAAGAAGGCAGGCATATCGTACTCTGCGGGGACTACAATATTGCGCATAACCCCATAGATCTTGCCAATCCAAAGGCAAACGAGCAAAATCCCGGCTATCTACCCGAAGAGCGGGCATGGATGGATACCTTTACGCAGGCGGGATACACCGACACCTTCCGGCATTTTTGTGCGGAACCTCATCAGTACACGTGGTGGAGCTACCGTTTCCATGCCCGCGAGAAAAACATCGGATGGAGAATAGACTATCACTGTGTAGACAACGCCTTTTTACCGAATATTTGCGAATCATCAATTAAAGCCGATGTATTGGGTTCCGACCATTGCCCCATCAAGTTGGTCTATAAGGAATAA
- a CDS encoding YbaN family protein, with amino-acid sequence MKYIWIIAGFLFLGLGLLGVALPILPTTPFVIVSVFCFAKGSKRLHQWLLSTKLYQNHVKRFNETRSMTLKSKIVILGFASSMLIAGFYFSKNIYARIIIILLICIKYYVFIFKIKTAPDPTKETEAIFIDSDR; translated from the coding sequence ATGAAATATATTTGGATTATAGCCGGTTTCCTCTTTTTGGGACTCGGCTTACTCGGTGTGGCCTTGCCTATTTTGCCGACAACCCCCTTTGTGATTGTGTCGGTCTTTTGTTTTGCAAAAGGTTCAAAGCGTCTGCATCAATGGCTGCTTTCCACTAAGCTCTATCAAAATCATGTTAAACGATTTAATGAAACCCGCTCAATGACGCTTAAAAGTAAAATAGTTATTTTAGGGTTCGCTTCTTCAATGTTGATTGCCGGGTTTTATTTTTCAAAGAATATCTATGCCCGTATTATCATCATATTGCTGATATGCATAAAATATTATGTATTTATCTTTAAGATAAAAACCGCCCCCGACCCGACAAAAGAAACGGAAGCGATTTTTATTGATTCTGATCGGTAG
- the lptB gene encoding LPS export ABC transporter ATP-binding protein — MSKSILRVEGLNKSFHKKQAVRDVSFSMTQGEVVGLLGPNGAGKTTSFYMIVGFYTPNSGGIYLDDRCITNLPMYKRARIGISYLPQEASVFRKLSVEQNIDAILETRKDLSRAERKEKLDSLLEEFGITANRKQPAYTLSGGERRRTEIARALAIEPKFLLLDEPFAGIDPIAVHDIKLIIRLLAHQNIGVLITDHNVRDTLEITDRAYIINKGEIVEQGPRQKILESEIARKVYLGEEFRM, encoded by the coding sequence ATGTCTAAGAGCATATTACGTGTGGAGGGGTTGAATAAGTCATTCCATAAAAAACAAGCTGTCCGTGATGTCAGTTTTTCTATGACACAGGGAGAAGTTGTCGGACTGCTCGGCCCGAACGGAGCAGGAAAAACGACGAGCTTTTATATGATTGTCGGCTTTTATACGCCGAACTCCGGCGGGATATACCTCGATGACCGCTGTATTACCAATCTTCCGATGTATAAGCGAGCCCGCATCGGTATATCGTATTTGCCGCAGGAGGCTTCCGTATTCCGTAAACTCTCCGTCGAGCAAAATATCGATGCTATTTTGGAAACACGAAAAGATTTAAGCCGTGCGGAACGGAAGGAAAAACTTGATTCGCTCTTGGAAGAATTCGGAATCACCGCTAATCGGAAACAACCTGCATATACCTTGTCGGGAGGAGAGCGCCGGCGTACCGAAATTGCGCGGGCGCTTGCTATCGAACCGAAGTTTTTATTGCTCGACGAACCATTTGCCGGTATTGATCCGATTGCCGTACACGATATCAAGCTGATTATCCGATTGCTTGCCCACCAAAATATCGGAGTGCTTATTACCGATCACAATGTCCGCGACACCTTGGAAATTACCGACCGCGCCTATATTATCAATAAGGGCGAAATTGTCGAACAAGGGCCGCGTCAGAAGATATTGGAATCCGAGATTGCACGAAAGGTCTATCTCGGCGAAGAATTTAGAATGTAG
- a CDS encoding LPS ABC transporter substrate-binding protein LptA gives MDRLRYRLRQPLCVFISFFLIASLLSAAPVKITFSADKLQGSGGKGQTSTSLTGNAKVSVDSLTIYGERIELYGKDYRYIKASGSVTGEDAEKGFTFSAASLSYDRETEVAEFMGQAKVEDTKNKVETAAERIEYNQKNEIILLQMAVKLKSKDIACDSLFAVYNRNTSMLELTGKPTVKKGKDEFKAARISVNLDTEDIKLEGKVSGSVTEEKKEETNKTETPPKEETKTP, from the coding sequence ATGGATAGATTAAGGTATCGATTACGGCAGCCGCTCTGCGTTTTTATTTCTTTTTTTCTGATTGCCTCACTTCTGTCGGCGGCTCCGGTTAAAATTACTTTTTCTGCCGATAAACTCCAAGGATCGGGGGGAAAAGGACAAACCTCAACCTCACTGACCGGTAATGCAAAGGTAAGTGTAGATTCTCTCACTATTTACGGTGAGCGTATCGAACTATACGGTAAAGATTACCGGTATATTAAGGCAAGCGGGAGTGTAACCGGAGAAGATGCGGAAAAAGGCTTTACGTTTTCCGCCGCTTCGTTATCTTATGACCGCGAAACGGAAGTAGCTGAGTTTATGGGGCAAGCAAAGGTTGAGGATACCAAAAATAAGGTAGAAACAGCCGCCGAACGTATCGAATATAATCAAAAAAATGAAATTATCCTTTTACAAATGGCGGTAAAATTAAAGAGTAAAGATATTGCTTGCGACTCGCTTTTTGCCGTTTATAACCGGAACACTTCTATGCTTGAATTAACGGGGAAGCCAACGGTTAAGAAAGGGAAAGATGAATTTAAGGCTGCTCGAATTTCAGTCAATCTGGATACCGAGGATATTAAACTTGAAGGAAAGGTGAGCGGTTCGGTTACCGAAGAAAAAAAAGAAGAAACAAATAAAACGGAAACTCCTCCAAAGGAAGAAACAAAAACGCCATGA